From a single Marinobacter sp. THAF197a genomic region:
- the aupA gene encoding alkane uptake protein AupA, whose protein sequence is MIGSHRFALRALSVAIVTTTAGLSFNAHASMGNLGTSYGVMPIDVGTAQSLSMFNDQVSATYYNPASLTSDQRGELTAGILHAEQELRSKNPNADGDVLSSSPSQHVLIGMKTNLGSLTRFKHPIYLGFVAGVEKYGKEMLAFGSETSETGQYLQYGREPLFLNIGGATPIWRGISVGASVRITLEATANLDAVSTLGGETSRERLAVSAEPSMKTILGTRVDLGSTFCPDNNCFLDGWETAFTYRTKSSASTTVDSNIIVTQTIPDPGLSLAVTTIDSFQPETFAIGTQYVGDGWRVGGSIEQQNWSELEDIFASDTIKDQGSVAPGNRIRFDDILIPRLGGEYQLNENFAVRGGVAYEESPLKTTRNPELNYLDTDKIIVGLGISATYNRTRLLAYPVRLDLGYQYQQLQKRDFTLVDFDGNETDVTADGDVHVVSGSITLKF, encoded by the coding sequence GTAGGCACTGCTCAATCGCTCTCCATGTTTAATGATCAGGTGTCCGCGACCTACTACAATCCTGCGTCACTGACCAGTGACCAGCGCGGCGAGTTGACCGCCGGCATTCTCCATGCAGAGCAGGAGTTGCGTTCGAAGAACCCCAATGCCGATGGCGACGTGCTATCAAGTTCTCCAAGCCAACACGTGTTGATCGGCATGAAAACCAACCTGGGCTCGCTGACCCGCTTCAAGCACCCGATCTACCTGGGTTTCGTGGCCGGCGTGGAGAAATACGGCAAGGAAATGCTGGCCTTCGGATCCGAGACCAGCGAAACCGGTCAGTACCTTCAGTATGGCCGTGAACCTCTGTTCCTCAATATCGGCGGTGCCACTCCGATTTGGCGCGGTATTTCCGTCGGCGCCTCGGTCAGAATCACTCTGGAAGCTACCGCCAACCTGGATGCGGTTTCTACCCTGGGCGGCGAAACCAGCCGTGAACGCCTGGCCGTCAGCGCCGAGCCTTCCATGAAAACCATTCTGGGTACCCGAGTCGATCTGGGCAGCACCTTCTGCCCAGACAACAACTGTTTCCTGGATGGCTGGGAGACCGCGTTCACCTATCGTACCAAGTCTTCGGCCTCCACCACCGTGGACTCCAACATCATCGTCACCCAGACCATTCCAGACCCGGGCCTGAGCCTCGCGGTGACTACCATCGACTCCTTCCAGCCTGAAACCTTCGCTATTGGCACACAGTATGTCGGCGACGGCTGGCGAGTGGGCGGCAGTATCGAGCAGCAGAACTGGTCGGAGCTTGAAGATATTTTCGCCAGCGACACGATCAAGGACCAGGGCTCTGTTGCTCCGGGCAACCGTATCCGGTTTGACGACATCCTCATTCCCCGCCTCGGCGGCGAATATCAGTTGAACGAGAACTTCGCGGTGCGAGGTGGCGTTGCCTATGAAGAATCACCGCTGAAAACGACGCGTAATCCCGAACTCAACTACCTGGACACCGACAAAATCATTGTTGGCCTTGGCATCAGTGCCACCTATAACCGAACCCGCCTATTGGCTTACCCGGTGCGACTGGACCTGGGCTATCAGTACCAGCAACTGCAGAAGCGCGATTTCACGCTGGTCGACTTTGACGGCAATGAAACCGATGTGACAGCAGACGGTGACGTCCACGTCGTCAGCGGCTCCATCACCCTGAAGTTCTGA